tttcattaataataataccttcgcagattatttacattccaaggatgTGATATAGCATTTTCGTCTAAGTCCTTAAGGAAATAAGCACCTATACCAGCTACTGAAGTAATATGGTATGACCATTCCTAATTAGGCCCCAACTTttcccatgctgggttttttgtagtacccacaacttttcttaacACTTCTCTAGGTGCTAACGGTCTCAATTTTACACTTGAGTCATACCCTTGTTTGAGTTTCTACTGATAGTATGCTAACTGAACCATGACGTTTTCTCTCCGCTCTTTAATAAAATCCAAGCTCTTCTTTAATAGACTGTCATTGCTGCCTGGAGTGAACGAATTTGTCCTTAATGTTGGGTACCTAGTCTCCAGAGGAATTACCGCCTTGGCTCCATAAGTTATTGAAAAAGGCGTTTCCCCTGTTGACCTACGAGGGGTAGTCTGATATGTCCAGAACACATGTGGCAGCTCCTCTAGCCACTTGTCCTTTGCATCATCCAACATCTTCTTGAGCCCACTTACTATGACCTTATTGACAAcctcggcctgtccattccCCAGTGAATAAGCTGGAGttgaatacctattcttgataCCCATTTCACAACAGCACCCCCTGaaagctttgctatcaaactaGAGCCTATTTTTCGAGATAAGGGAGTGAGGAATCTCAAACcgagtgacaatatttttccaaac
This genomic stretch from Castanea sativa cultivar Marrone di Chiusa Pesio chromosome 1, ASM4071231v1 harbors:
- the LOC142623938 gene encoding uncharacterized protein LOC142623938 produces the protein MGIKNRYSTPAYSLGNGQAEVVNKVIVSGLKKMLDDAKDKWLEELPHVFWTYQTTPRRSTGETPFSITYGAKAVIPLETRYPTLRTNSFTPGSNDSLLKKSLDFIKERRENVMVQLAYYQ